In one window of Aceticella autotrophica DNA:
- the pyrE gene encoding orotate phosphoribosyltransferase, translating into MEKQEVINILTDLKVLNKGHFLLTSGRHSDTYLQCAKIFQYPAYSEKFAKEVAKKFNGEKIDVVIGPAIGGIIFAYEVAKQLNAKALFAERENGIMKLRRGFEINPSENVLVIEDVVTTGGSVKEVIELVKKCGGNIIGVASVVDRSNGKVDFGVRFESVVALDVVSYESESCPLCKRGIPIAKPGSRQFKK; encoded by the coding sequence GTGGAAAAGCAAGAAGTAATAAATATTCTGACAGACTTAAAAGTCTTGAATAAGGGTCATTTTTTATTGACATCCGGAAGGCATAGTGATACATATTTACAATGTGCTAAAATATTTCAGTATCCCGCATATAGTGAAAAATTTGCAAAAGAGGTAGCAAAAAAGTTTAATGGAGAGAAAATAGACGTGGTAATAGGACCAGCAATAGGTGGTATCATCTTTGCCTATGAAGTAGCTAAGCAGCTTAATGCAAAGGCTCTTTTCGCCGAGAGGGAAAACGGCATTATGAAATTGAGAAGGGGATTTGAAATAAATCCAAGTGAAAATGTATTGGTTATTGAAGATGTTGTAACAACTGGTGGTTCTGTAAAAGAAGTAATAGAGCTTGTTAAAAAATGTGGTGGCAACATAATAGGAGTTGCAAGTGTTGTAGATAGGAGTAATGGAAAAGTTGATTTTGGCGTAAGGTTTGAATCTGTAGTAGCACTTGATGTAGTATCATATGAAAGTGAAAGTTGTCCGCTGTGTAAAAGAGGGATTCCTATAGCAAAACCTGGAAGCAGGCAGTTTAAAAAATAG
- a CDS encoding dihydroorotate dehydrogenase, with amino-acid sequence MKLDVEIGGLRLKNPVMVASGTFGFGKEYSEYIDLSKLGAIMVKGLTVKPREGNPPPRIYETPSGILNSVGLQNPGIDGFIKGELPFLKKYDVAVIANIAGESVDEFAYMAKKLDIDGVHAIEVNVSCPNVKEGGMAFGVKTECINDITKAVKKSTNKPVIVKLTPNVGDIAICAKAAEDGGADAISLINTITGMVIDINTRKPVFKNIYAGLSGPAVKPIALKLVYEAVKSVTIPVIGMGGISSASDAIEFMIAGAKAIAVGTYNFVDPYCTMKIIEGIKEYMKLNNIDNINDLIGSLSTEI; translated from the coding sequence TTTGGCTTTGGAAAAGAATATTCGGAGTATATTGATTTAAGCAAGTTAGGTGCAATAATGGTAAAGGGATTAACAGTAAAACCACGTGAAGGGAATCCGCCTCCAAGGATTTACGAAACACCTTCAGGAATATTAAACAGTGTTGGACTTCAAAATCCTGGAATAGATGGCTTTATAAAAGGAGAGCTTCCTTTTTTGAAAAAGTATGATGTAGCAGTTATTGCTAATATAGCGGGTGAATCTGTTGATGAATTTGCATATATGGCTAAAAAGCTTGATATAGATGGTGTGCATGCAATTGAGGTAAATGTATCTTGTCCAAACGTAAAAGAAGGTGGGATGGCGTTTGGCGTCAAAACGGAATGTATAAATGACATAACAAAAGCAGTAAAAAAATCGACGAACAAGCCAGTAATTGTAAAACTTACACCAAATGTAGGAGATATTGCAATTTGCGCAAAAGCAGCAGAGGATGGTGGAGCTGATGCAATATCTTTAATTAATACCATAACAGGTATGGTTATTGATATAAATACAAGAAAACCAGTGTTTAAGAATATATATGCTGGTTTATCTGGTCCTGCGGTTAAACCAATAGCACTTAAGCTTGTTTATGAAGCGGTAAAATCTGTAACAATACCTGTAATTGGGATGGGGGGAATTTCATCGGCATCTGATGCAATTGAATTTATGATAGCAGGTGCTAAGGCTATTGCTGTAGGTACATATAATTTTGTCGATCCTTATTGTACTATGAAAATTATAGAAGGTATCAAAGAATACATGAAGTTGAACAATATAGATAATATAAATGATTTAATCGGTTCTTTGTCTACTGAGATCTGA